The following are encoded in a window of bacterium genomic DNA:
- a CDS encoding heme exporter protein CcmB yields MLVHFLKKEFTLLLKTPEKFFSVFLFSFLIVLLFSLSFHDVSRASVVGLYWIYILFAGVLRFNQSFDDENEGNAWDLLKINSTGLGLFGAKVIFNFVILLLLSLFFFVVEQAIFPVYFLRSEILLFLKVIPLALISFAVIGTLFSGFITGGTFKELLFTLLFYPLSLPLILVCFFVVGEGSTGMLVLHLEWYRFLVGVALIYCIASTMMFDYYYQES; encoded by the coding sequence ATGCTAGTTCACTTTTTAAAAAAGGAATTTACACTTCTTTTAAAAACTCCCGAAAAGTTTTTTTCGGTGTTTCTTTTTTCTTTTTTAATTGTGTTGTTGTTTTCGCTCAGTTTTCATGATGTGTCGCGTGCCAGTGTGGTAGGGCTTTATTGGATTTATATTTTATTTGCCGGTGTACTTCGCTTTAATCAAAGTTTTGACGACGAAAACGAAGGAAATGCATGGGACCTTCTTAAAATTAATTCCACGGGGCTTGGTTTATTTGGTGCAAAAGTTATTTTTAATTTTGTTATTTTATTGCTTCTTTCACTTTTCTTTTTTGTAGTTGAGCAGGCAATTTTTCCGGTTTATTTTTTGCGTTCCGAAATACTTCTCTTTTTAAAAGTAATTCCGCTGGCACTTATATCCTTTGCAGTGATTGGCACTCTTTTTTCAGGCTTTATTACGGGAGGTACCTTTAAAGAGCTTTTATTCACGCTCTTATTTTATCCTCTATCGCTGCCATTAATTTTAGTTTGTTTTTTTGTAGTGGGTGAGGGCAGTACAGGTATGCTGGTGTTGCATTTGGAATGGTATCGTTTTTTGGTGGGTGTGGCACTTATCTATTGTATTGCCTCCACCATGATGTTTGACTATTACTATCAAGAGTCATGA
- the greA gene encoding transcription elongation factor GreA has translation MSDRIPMTPEGFEKLRNELSQIKSVDRPQTVTAIEVAREHGDLRENAEYHAAKEKMSFINGRIQELESYISLAEVIDPKLVKEKDRIVFGAKVTLLDPDNDKESTYQIVGEFESDVTSGKISVKSPMAKAMISKKMGDAVVVKTPKGPKEYEVAGIKYE, from the coding sequence ATGAGTGACAGAATTCCCATGACGCCGGAAGGCTTTGAAAAATTAAGAAACGAACTCAGCCAGATTAAATCGGTGGATCGTCCACAAACAGTGACAGCTATTGAGGTTGCTCGGGAGCATGGTGATTTGCGTGAAAATGCCGAGTATCATGCGGCCAAAGAAAAAATGAGTTTTATTAATGGTCGTATTCAGGAATTGGAATCTTATATTTCTCTGGCCGAAGTGATAGATCCAAAGCTGGTGAAAGAAAAAGACCGCATTGTATTTGGTGCCAAGGTAACTCTTTTAGATCCTGATAACGACAAAGAAAGTACTTACCAAATTGTAGGTGAGTTTGAATCGGACGTAACTTCTGGAAAAATTTCTGTGAAATCTCCTATGGCTAAAGCCATGATTAGTAAAAAAATGGGTGATGCCGTAGTGGTAAAAACTCCTAAAGGCCCTAAGGAGTACGAAGTTGCCGGTATTAAGTACGAGTAA
- the ccsA gene encoding cytochrome c biogenesis protein CcsA — protein sequence MNLSNLGNNLLALAYPACLYSLLIYWIGHKKRDARLVTSAARANGVTFVLITLACITLIAAFLTNDYSIFYVYNYSNKSLPLFFKITGLWAGLDGSILFWTWLVSLYAMMVLRHNIKKNADMMPYINAVMMTIIFFFLSLVLFANNPFTVSPQVFTDGKGLNPLLQNIAMVVHPPSQYLGFTGASVPFAFAIAALVTRRLDAGWIDDTRRWTLIAWFFMTLGLILGGAWAYVELGWGGFWAWDPVENAALMPWLVSTAYIHSVMVQKKRGMLYVWNISLVSLTFFLTIFGTYLTRSGVVQSVHAFSEGNLGPYFLIFLFTFIGITAILVATRYKKLKSENVLHSFFSKEAAFILNNIVLVAGVTAVIWGTLFPTISEGITGERITVGIPFFNKFMAPIGLILLFLMGVGPMVSWKQARMRHIRDNLLIPGLFGIAVTVVTLFWQTNWYVVSSFGLVAFVMATIWLEFYRGVKVVRLQQKLGLFESFIHLFIQANRRYGGYVVHVGALFIFLGIAGTVLKTEKDFSLLPQQSVTFEGYELHYVAPETKQDAHHVEDYAIVQVLKNGKLLKTLMPGRFFYFTSEQPSTEVSVYQTLFHDLYLVIGVQDPQTGKTEFRASLNPLISFVWMGGFIILVGIVIVIFPKFKTPKALPLIILCVFLHSYPLHADESHQHVVNQDDPFANVSETDPYYKPLQELAAKLICQCGGCVRMDLKTCTCDYAKKEKMGFYEKLKNGMTSEAVIGEYVGRYGVIALNEPPKKGFLALGPIMPFIIVGAALVAGIAFITKKSASAVKPEKVSSFIVDDNLKKKIEDDLNNF from the coding sequence ATGAATCTTTCTAATCTGGGTAACAACTTGTTAGCTCTTGCCTATCCCGCCTGTTTATACAGTCTGCTTATTTATTGGATTGGTCACAAAAAAAGGGATGCTCGTTTGGTTACCAGTGCTGCACGCGCTAATGGTGTTACCTTTGTGTTAATAACTCTTGCGTGTATTACTTTAATTGCAGCGTTTCTCACCAACGATTACAGTATTTTTTACGTTTATAATTATTCTAATAAATCGCTTCCTCTCTTTTTTAAAATTACCGGTCTGTGGGCAGGGCTTGACGGCTCCATTTTATTTTGGACCTGGCTTGTAAGTCTTTATGCCATGATGGTGTTGCGTCATAACATTAAAAAGAATGCCGACATGATGCCTTATATTAATGCGGTGATGATGACGATTATCTTTTTCTTTTTGTCGTTAGTCCTGTTTGCAAACAATCCTTTTACAGTATCGCCGCAAGTTTTTACCGACGGGAAAGGGCTTAATCCTTTGCTGCAAAATATAGCCATGGTTGTCCACCCGCCGTCTCAGTATTTAGGATTTACCGGAGCTTCGGTGCCGTTTGCATTTGCTATTGCAGCACTCGTCACACGACGCTTGGATGCCGGTTGGATAGATGACACGCGCCGTTGGACACTGATTGCCTGGTTTTTTATGACCTTGGGCCTTATTTTGGGAGGTGCATGGGCCTATGTTGAACTGGGCTGGGGAGGTTTTTGGGCCTGGGATCCTGTAGAAAATGCGGCTCTTATGCCGTGGCTTGTGTCTACGGCCTATATTCATTCTGTGATGGTGCAAAAAAAGCGTGGCATGCTCTATGTATGGAATATCAGTCTTGTATCGCTCACATTTTTTCTCACCATTTTTGGTACTTACCTCACACGTAGTGGAGTGGTTCAATCGGTGCATGCGTTTTCGGAAGGAAATTTAGGGCCTTACTTTTTAATATTTCTTTTTACCTTTATTGGTATCACCGCCATATTGGTGGCCACGCGTTATAAAAAACTTAAAAGTGAAAATGTTCTCCATTCTTTCTTTTCTAAAGAAGCAGCTTTTATTCTTAACAACATTGTACTGGTAGCCGGTGTAACCGCGGTTATTTGGGGTACTCTTTTTCCCACTATTTCTGAGGGAATTACAGGTGAGCGCATTACCGTGGGGATTCCTTTCTTTAATAAATTTATGGCGCCTATTGGGCTCATTCTTCTATTTTTAATGGGGGTAGGCCCAATGGTATCATGGAAGCAGGCGCGCATGCGTCACATCCGCGATAATCTTCTTATTCCGGGCCTTTTTGGTATAGCGGTAACGGTAGTTACTCTTTTTTGGCAAACAAATTGGTATGTGGTGAGCAGTTTTGGATTGGTTGCTTTTGTGATGGCTACTATTTGGCTTGAATTTTACCGTGGTGTTAAAGTGGTACGCTTGCAACAAAAATTGGGTTTGTTTGAAAGCTTTATTCATCTTTTTATCCAGGCTAATCGTCGTTATGGTGGCTATGTGGTGCATGTGGGTGCCTTGTTCATTTTTTTAGGAATTGCGGGCACTGTGCTTAAGACCGAAAAGGATTTTTCGCTGCTTCCGCAGCAAAGTGTTACTTTTGAAGGTTACGAATTGCACTATGTGGCTCCCGAAACTAAACAGGATGCGCATCATGTGGAAGATTACGCCATTGTGCAGGTGCTCAAAAATGGAAAGCTTTTAAAAACGCTGATGCCTGGCCGCTTTTTTTATTTTACTTCCGAACAACCGTCAACCGAAGTAAGTGTGTATCAAACTCTTTTCCACGATTTGTATTTAGTAATTGGCGTACAAGATCCGCAAACCGGTAAAACCGAATTTAGAGCAAGCCTTAACCCGCTTATCAGTTTTGTGTGGATGGGAGGTTTTATTATTTTAGTGGGTATTGTTATTGTTATTTTCCCCAAATTTAAAACCCCTAAAGCTTTGCCTCTTATTATATTGTGTGTGTTTCTCCATTCATATCCGCTGCATGCCGATGAGTCTCATCAGCATGTGGTGAATCAAGATGACCCCTTTGCTAATGTGAGCGAGACCGATCCCTATTATAAACCTTTGCAAGAGTTGGCCGCTAAACTTATTTGTCAATGCGGGGGATGTGTGCGTATGGATTTAAAAACATGTACGTGTGATTATGCCAAAAAAGAAAAAATGGGTTTTTATGAAAAGCTGAAAAATGGGATGACTTCTGAAGCTGTGATTGGCGAATATGTGGGCCGTTATGGCGTGATTGCACTTAATGAGCCGCCCAAGAAAGGGTTTTTAGCGCTTGGGCCCATAATGCCCTTTATTATTGTGGGTGCAGCCTTAGTTGCAGGTATTGCTTTTATTACAAAAAAAAGTGCGAGTGCTGTGAAGCCGGAAAAAGTTTCTTCTTTTATTGTAGATGACAATCTTAAAAAGAAAATTGAGGACGATTTAAATAATTTTTAA
- a CDS encoding GNAT family N-acetyltransferase: MRTLNGMNVRLVPYETKHAFVLVNWYYDFRYAQFFRDMDEEPYDTSSIGRLVEGLARNGIVLLVIEELATDKPLGLMTWNMVKKKAGIYRFGILLDEDTQHKTLAIESIIIMSHYLYAGLGCTKMVVEFLASNTHIQRISEKGGFIREAVLDKEAFLNGEYVDEVRYYLTREKAYELYGEYYRMLDELNRA, encoded by the coding sequence ATGCGCACCTTAAATGGAATGAATGTGAGGCTTGTTCCTTACGAAACCAAACATGCTTTTGTGCTAGTGAATTGGTATTACGATTTCAGGTATGCCCAGTTTTTTAGGGATATGGATGAAGAGCCCTACGATACCAGTAGTATTGGCCGTTTAGTAGAAGGTTTGGCACGTAATGGAATTGTGCTGCTTGTGATTGAAGAACTGGCCACCGATAAACCTTTGGGGCTCATGACCTGGAACATGGTAAAGAAAAAGGCCGGTATTTACCGTTTTGGAATTCTTTTAGATGAAGACACGCAGCACAAAACGCTGGCTATCGAAAGTATCATCATTATGTCGCATTATTTATATGCCGGTTTGGGTTGTACCAAAATGGTGGTGGAGTTTTTAGCGTCTAACACCCATATTCAGCGTATTAGTGAAAAGGGCGGCTTTATACGTGAAGCGGTATTGGATAAGGAAGCTTTTTTAAATGGAGAATACGTGGATGAAGTGCGCTACTATCTCACACGCGAAAAAGCTTACGAGTTATATGGCGAGTATTACCGCATGCTGGATGAATTAAATCGCGCCTAA
- the rpmB gene encoding 50S ribosomal protein L28, translating into MARECSICKKKPLMGHNVSHANNKTVKRSFPNLKVVKAMLGKTVKRIKVCTRCLRSGKVIKAA; encoded by the coding sequence ATGGCACGCGAATGTTCAATCTGTAAGAAAAAACCCCTCATGGGTCACAACGTTTCTCACGCTAACAACAAAACCGTTAAGCGCTCGTTTCCCAATCTTAAAGTTGTAAAAGCTATGTTAGGTAAAACGGTAAAACGCATTAAAGTATGTACCCGTTGCCTGCGTTCTGGCAAAGTAATCAAAGCCGCTTAA
- a CDS encoding GAF domain-containing protein: MALDRVRLALLDEMKLPDFKGRHLFIAKLRLIIFLLCWLMFVIFFPRIWKEIPLVPLIFNIGFFVTALCYWCVLKEKFILTMSVFEVLADIVSQTTIIYILGADQVVVFLFYGLYVIAAGSFFGYITALLAATFVLVAYCGLLILVQLGVVPPYMYALNSLSFFKLENFGYVFNLVFLPVALVVIVYGAKIAHYFSKIKERALETRNVQLVALNRIGSTIRKAMNLQSVIDQVLKGVIQGLGFEICFLALLSRKADRVHFYVPKGNPYTKKMENILGFSLEEVHLPLEATENSAYQSILRNRVIIRNDMTELTTGLIPEINPQAALNMQKIIGFNKFVIAPLVAERKVVGALIGASKKKYVEESMVDTLDNFANQAALAIESAQLIEELQEKNIQLEEANKIKSDFLAIMSHELRTPLTAIIGYSEILLDKVMGELNREQTDSLSEVLKNAENLLRLINSILDLAKVEAGKMEISYERFSIANLVQEVFQTVAPLMTRKEQELKLDIAEGLPDLDADSGKIRQILLNLVGNAIKFTPEKGVITVKVEFFPQGDDIALAYHLDPARLEGRGVFQISVIDNGIGIREEHLSTIFDIFQQVDSTFTRKYQGTGLGLALSKQFSELHGGALQVKSEFGKGSTFSFIIPENTVKEKG; the protein is encoded by the coding sequence ATGGCTTTAGACCGCGTACGATTAGCTCTTTTAGATGAAATGAAACTGCCCGATTTTAAGGGCCGTCATCTTTTTATTGCCAAGCTTCGACTAATCATTTTTTTATTGTGCTGGCTCATGTTTGTTATTTTTTTTCCGCGTATTTGGAAAGAAATACCTCTGGTTCCGCTCATTTTTAACATTGGCTTCTTTGTAACGGCTCTTTGTTATTGGTGTGTGCTTAAAGAAAAATTTATTCTCACCATGTCGGTATTTGAGGTTTTGGCCGATATTGTTAGTCAAACCACCATTATTTATATCTTAGGAGCCGATCAGGTAGTGGTTTTTTTATTTTACGGTTTGTACGTAATTGCGGCCGGATCGTTTTTTGGTTACATCACTGCTCTTTTGGCTGCTACTTTTGTTCTGGTGGCCTACTGTGGCCTTCTTATTTTGGTGCAACTTGGTGTGGTGCCGCCGTACATGTATGCTTTAAACAGCCTGTCTTTTTTTAAACTCGAAAATTTTGGTTATGTTTTTAACTTGGTGTTTTTACCAGTGGCTTTGGTGGTTATTGTGTATGGCGCCAAAATTGCCCATTACTTTTCTAAAATTAAGGAACGTGCGCTCGAAACGCGTAACGTGCAATTGGTTGCTTTAAATCGTATTGGTTCTACCATCCGTAAGGCCATGAACCTGCAAAGTGTTATTGATCAGGTGTTAAAGGGTGTTATTCAGGGTTTGGGTTTTGAAATTTGTTTTTTGGCTCTTTTGTCGCGCAAAGCTGACCGTGTTCATTTTTATGTGCCCAAGGGTAATCCCTATACCAAAAAGATGGAAAATATTTTGGGCTTTAGTTTAGAGGAAGTTCATTTGCCACTAGAGGCTACTGAGAATTCGGCATACCAATCTATTTTGCGCAACCGGGTAATTATTCGTAACGACATGACAGAGCTTACTACTGGTCTTATCCCAGAAATTAATCCTCAAGCAGCCCTTAACATGCAAAAGATTATTGGATTTAATAAATTTGTAATTGCACCGCTGGTAGCGGAACGCAAAGTGGTTGGGGCATTAATTGGTGCATCAAAAAAGAAGTATGTGGAAGAAAGCATGGTGGATACGTTAGATAATTTTGCTAACCAGGCCGCTTTAGCCATTGAATCGGCACAGCTCATTGAAGAATTGCAGGAAAAAAATATTCAGTTGGAAGAGGCTAATAAAATTAAATCGGACTTTTTGGCTATTATGAGCCACGAGTTACGCACGCCGCTTACGGCCATTATTGGATACTCTGAAATTTTACTGGATAAGGTGATGGGAGAGCTTAATCGTGAGCAAACCGATTCGCTTTCGGAAGTGTTAAAAAACGCCGAAAATTTATTGCGACTGATTAACAGTATTTTAGATTTGGCTAAAGTGGAAGCCGGTAAGATGGAAATTTCTTACGAGCGTTTTTCGATTGCTAATTTGGTGCAGGAGGTTTTTCAAACGGTGGCACCTCTCATGACCCGTAAAGAGCAAGAGCTTAAGCTTGATATTGCCGAAGGCTTGCCCGATTTAGATGCCGACTCTGGAAAAATTCGTCAGATTTTATTGAATTTGGTGGGGAATGCCATCAAGTTTACGCCTGAAAAGGGAGTGATTACGGTAAAAGTTGAGTTTTTCCCTCAAGGAGATGATATAGCTCTTGCGTATCATCTAGATCCGGCACGTTTGGAGGGTAGGGGCGTGTTTCAGATTTCGGTGATTGACAATGGTATAGGAATTAGAGAAGAACACTTAAGCACCATATTTGATATTTTTCAGCAGGTAGATTCTACTTTTACCCGCAAGTATCAGGGAACAGGTTTAGGACTTGCACTATCTAAGCAGTTTTCTGAACTTCATGGCGGGGCACTTCAGGTAAAATCCGAGTTTGGTAAAGGCTCCACTTTTAGTTTTATTATTCCAGAGAATACGGTGAAGGAGAAAGGATAG
- a CDS encoding cytochrome c maturation protein CcmE, whose translation MNRKKVYLVGFLLIVGILAYLLSTTLNTAFQYYVTAGEFITHQDKYRDKTLKIAGHAIGVTKTDSMSGIVYQFNVTEETAVVPVRYKGLAPDTFKEGSEVVVTGLWKDEGYFEASEILAKCASKYEAKVK comes from the coding sequence ATGAACCGTAAAAAAGTCTATCTTGTGGGTTTTCTCCTTATTGTAGGAATTTTGGCGTATTTGTTAAGTACCACCCTTAATACGGCCTTCCAATATTATGTTACTGCCGGCGAGTTTATAACGCATCAGGACAAATACCGTGATAAAACACTTAAAATTGCAGGCCATGCCATAGGTGTAACTAAAACTGATTCTATGAGCGGCATTGTGTATCAATTTAACGTTACCGAAGAGACTGCCGTGGTCCCCGTACGCTACAAGGGTTTGGCTCCTGATACCTTTAAAGAGGGTTCCGAAGTAGTGGTGACGGGTTTGTGGAAAGATGAAGGCTATTTTGAAGCTTCCGAAATTTTGGCCAAATGCGCCTCTAAGTATGAGGCAAAAGTAAAATGA
- the ccsA gene encoding cytochrome c biogenesis protein CcsA — MKIFSSKLVPLLYLLLVVCFYLIFMVAPQEATQGMVHKIFYCHVSSAFNMYLGFGLSGIFAVLFLIKKEDSHYQMAMAGVEAGLLFCTMVLATGPVWARPIWGTWWTWDPRLTTTLILWLVFCAVYFFDKLSLENPKSRTVACLLILFGLLDMPLVMLAVKIWRGLHPNVLGGKNNMPPEMKLTLLVTNIVFMILFGFVYAALSRVRLLAGKKG; from the coding sequence ATGAAAATTTTTTCGTCCAAATTGGTCCCTCTTCTTTATTTACTCCTTGTGGTTTGTTTTTATCTTATTTTCATGGTGGCCCCCCAAGAGGCTACGCAGGGGATGGTGCATAAAATTTTTTACTGTCATGTATCCTCGGCCTTTAACATGTACTTGGGTTTTGGCTTGTCTGGTATTTTTGCGGTATTGTTTTTAATAAAAAAGGAAGACTCACATTATCAAATGGCCATGGCTGGTGTAGAAGCTGGACTTTTGTTTTGCACCATGGTTCTTGCTACTGGTCCGGTATGGGCACGCCCCATTTGGGGTACTTGGTGGACATGGGATCCGCGTCTTACAACAACGCTTATTTTGTGGCTTGTTTTTTGTGCTGTTTACTTTTTTGACAAACTCTCGCTTGAAAACCCCAAAAGCCGTACGGTGGCTTGTTTGCTCATTTTATTTGGTTTGCTGGATATGCCTCTTGTAATGCTGGCGGTTAAAATTTGGAGAGGGCTTCATCCTAATGTATTAGGTGGAAAAAATAATATGCCGCCCGAAATGAAGCTTACACTTCTTGTTACTAATATTGTATTTATGATTTTATTTGGATTTGTGTATGCGGCTTTATCTCGTGTTCGTTTATTGGCCGGCAAGAAAGGATAA
- a CDS encoding ATP-binding cassette domain-containing protein, with protein sequence MMKPLLDISNLHQAYGSRSIFKNLHLTVQPKHFVWVTGPNGVGKTTLLKTIAGILKPLSGSVNFSFKERASYFSPQSQVYFKMTVDENIHFFSKILGYTVEEAITYAHMLGLQESRGVMYRNLSFGQKIKTLLTLALSQKSSLFLLDEPYTGLDQDSITTLNAVLKNKIEEGASVVCATHQFNPIEGVAIQEFKLC encoded by the coding sequence ATGATGAAGCCTCTTTTGGACATTAGTAACTTGCACCAGGCTTACGGCTCTCGTTCTATTTTTAAAAATCTTCATTTAACAGTTCAGCCAAAACATTTTGTATGGGTTACGGGCCCTAATGGGGTGGGGAAGACTACTCTTTTAAAAACAATTGCCGGTATTTTAAAACCTTTGTCTGGTTCTGTTAACTTTTCTTTTAAGGAAAGAGCTTCTTATTTTAGCCCTCAATCGCAAGTTTATTTTAAAATGACGGTAGATGAAAATATCCACTTTTTTTCCAAAATACTGGGTTATACAGTTGAAGAGGCGATAACTTATGCGCACATGCTGGGCTTGCAAGAGTCACGTGGCGTGATGTATCGCAATTTATCTTTTGGTCAAAAAATTAAAACTTTATTAACCCTAGCTCTTTCGCAAAAAAGTAGTTTGTTTCTTTTAGATGAGCCGTATACGGGTTTAGATCAAGACAGTATAACAACTCTCAACGCTGTTCTTAAAAACAAAATAGAAGAGGGCGCTAGTGTTGTGTGTGCCACTCATCAGTTTAACCCTATTGAAGGTGTAGCTATTCAAGAATTCAAATTATGCTAG
- a CDS encoding methylmalonyl-CoA mutase family protein, which yields MKPEHQKQLTLFNDEQLKVKKGTRNKFETLSDIPVDPLYLPQDAGDDYFEKLGVPGQFPYTRGVQSSMYRGRFWTMRQYAGFGTAEESNQRYRDLIAAGGTGLSVAFDLPTQMGLDSDDPKSMGEVGKTGVAIDSLQDMETLLGGIDLSQISTSMTINATASTLLAFYIAVGEKNGVSADKISGTIQNDILKEYIARGTYIYPPTPSMRIITNIFEFCKTHVPKWNTISISGYHIREAGSTAVQEVAFTLANGLAYVQAALEAGLKVDDFAPRLSFFFNAHNYLFEEVAKFRAARRLWAKLMKQRFKATDRSCQLRFHTQTAGCTLTAQQIDNNIVRVAYQALSAVLGGTQSLHTNSRDEALALPTDLSARIALRTQQVLAYETGAGDTIDPLAGSYYVESLTDKIEAESLKLIEKIDELGGAVKAIEHGFQQQNIQNASFDYQKKVEQKDLVIVGVNQFTIKEPPVEGLLKVKAELEQRQVNKLKSLKENRDNEAVKKALEKLKTAAKGSDNLMPHILNAVKCYTSLGEISNAFREVFGTYKENVVL from the coding sequence ATGAAACCCGAACACCAAAAGCAGCTCACTCTTTTTAATGATGAGCAATTAAAAGTTAAAAAAGGAACACGCAATAAGTTTGAAACTTTATCCGATATTCCTGTAGATCCCCTCTATCTCCCACAAGATGCCGGTGATGACTATTTTGAAAAACTGGGTGTTCCCGGCCAGTTTCCCTACACCCGCGGTGTACAATCCAGCATGTACCGTGGCCGCTTTTGGACCATGCGTCAGTATGCCGGTTTTGGTACGGCCGAAGAATCTAACCAGCGCTACCGCGATTTAATTGCAGCCGGCGGAACAGGATTATCAGTTGCTTTTGATTTACCCACACAAATGGGGCTCGATTCGGATGATCCAAAATCCATGGGCGAAGTAGGTAAAACGGGTGTGGCTATTGATTCGCTTCAAGACATGGAAACCCTGCTAGGCGGTATTGATCTGTCGCAAATTTCTACATCTATGACCATTAACGCCACCGCCTCTACCCTTTTAGCGTTTTACATTGCAGTGGGCGAAAAAAACGGAGTTTCGGCCGATAAAATTTCGGGCACCATCCAGAATGATATTTTAAAAGAATATATTGCGCGCGGTACTTATATTTATCCCCCCACACCGTCCATGCGCATTATCACCAATATTTTTGAATTTTGTAAAACACATGTTCCTAAATGGAACACTATTTCTATATCTGGCTACCATATTCGCGAAGCCGGAAGCACGGCCGTGCAGGAAGTAGCCTTTACGCTTGCCAACGGCTTGGCCTATGTACAAGCCGCATTAGAGGCCGGCTTAAAAGTAGACGATTTTGCCCCTCGCCTGTCTTTCTTTTTTAACGCGCATAATTATTTATTTGAAGAAGTAGCCAAATTCCGCGCTGCTCGCCGACTGTGGGCCAAATTAATGAAACAACGTTTCAAGGCCACCGACCGTAGCTGCCAGTTACGTTTTCATACGCAAACAGCCGGATGCACCCTCACCGCACAACAGATTGATAATAACATTGTGCGCGTGGCCTATCAGGCTTTATCGGCCGTGTTGGGTGGAACACAAAGTTTACATACCAATAGCCGGGATGAAGCCTTGGCGCTCCCCACCGATTTATCGGCCCGTATTGCTTTAAGAACCCAACAAGTATTAGCTTACGAAACAGGAGCTGGCGATACTATTGATCCGCTCGCTGGTTCATATTATGTAGAAAGCCTCACCGATAAAATTGAAGCCGAAAGCTTGAAGCTGATTGAAAAAATTGATGAACTAGGTGGTGCTGTAAAAGCCATCGAGCACGGCTTTCAACAACAAAATATCCAAAATGCCTCATTTGATTACCAGAAAAAGGTAGAGCAAAAAGATTTGGTGATTGTAGGCGTGAATCAATTCACCATCAAAGAACCTCCCGTGGAAGGCCTACTTAAAGTTAAAGCAGAACTTGAACAAAGACAGGTTAATAAACTGAAAAGCCTTAAAGAAAATCGCGATAATGAAGCGGTAAAAAAGGCTTTGGAAAAGCTTAAAACCGCCGCAAAAGGCAGCGACAACCTCATGCCTCATATTTTAAACGCGGTTAAGTGCTACACATCGCTCGGTGAAATTTCCAATGCCTTCCGTGAGGTGTTTGGGACTTATAAAGAGAATGTGGTGTTATAG
- a CDS encoding YraN family protein: MFSTKKSIPTPAFKAPHLVTGAKGESEAIKYLKSKGYKILEINYRTKAGEIDIIVEKGPDLHFVEVKTRRGAGFGHAVEAVTLFKQRKLIRAAQFYLQYKPEYRNKGHLFSILTLMGNNEKGWEIEFFPNAFGLN; encoded by the coding sequence ATGTTTTCAACCAAAAAATCAATTCCTACGCCTGCCTTTAAGGCTCCGCATTTAGTGACCGGAGCCAAAGGCGAGAGCGAGGCAATTAAGTATTTAAAATCAAAGGGTTATAAGATTTTGGAAATAAACTATCGAACAAAGGCCGGGGAGATTGATATTATTGTAGAGAAAGGGCCCGATCTTCATTTTGTAGAAGTTAAAACAAGAAGAGGCGCTGGTTTTGGACATGCAGTGGAGGCGGTAACGCTTTTTAAGCAAAGAAAGCTTATTCGGGCTGCTCAGTTTTATCTGCAGTACAAACCCGAGTATCGTAATAAGGGCCATTTGTTTTCTATTTTAACCCTCATGGGCAACAACGAAAAAGGTTGGGAGATAGAATTTTTTCCCAATGCTTTTGGATTAAATTAA